Proteins from a genomic interval of Streptomyces sp. Tu6071:
- a CDS encoding SAM-dependent methyltransferase gives MESATTTDGTPQETDAIADMFDESSDMSEVFNDGQVHLSYWYDEEDEAPLIEAAQRLTRKVADSLGLREGDRVLDVGCGLGAPALQLATEYGVRVTGVNISPRQVAEARARARKAGLADQVDFHLGDYGSLDLPDDSFDAVVAMESLVYVADLGHTLGSLRRVMRPGARLSLAEPTREGLGVVAAAGFAADFGAKWLLSVEDWLGPLREAGFEPMEYLQCGPRVFGMGPKYLHAVDVRREELAARFGGAAVDELRGTLETFFAPGASRIGYAIITARKPRD, from the coding sequence ATGGAGAGCGCGACGACCACGGACGGGACTCCCCAGGAGACGGACGCGATCGCCGACATGTTCGACGAGTCCTCCGACATGTCGGAGGTCTTCAACGACGGTCAGGTGCATCTGTCCTACTGGTACGACGAGGAGGACGAAGCCCCCCTGATCGAGGCCGCGCAGCGGCTGACCCGCAAGGTGGCGGACTCGCTGGGCCTGCGCGAGGGCGACCGGGTCCTCGACGTCGGCTGCGGCCTCGGGGCCCCGGCCCTCCAGCTCGCCACCGAGTACGGGGTGCGGGTCACCGGCGTCAACATCAGCCCCCGCCAGGTGGCCGAGGCACGCGCCCGCGCCCGCAAGGCCGGACTGGCGGACCAGGTCGACTTCCACCTGGGCGACTACGGGTCCCTCGACCTCCCGGACGACAGCTTCGACGCGGTGGTGGCGATGGAGTCCCTCGTCTACGTCGCCGATCTCGGGCACACCCTCGGCAGCCTGCGCCGGGTGATGCGCCCCGGCGCGCGGCTGTCCCTGGCCGAGCCCACCCGGGAGGGCCTCGGTGTCGTGGCCGCCGCCGGGTTCGCCGCCGACTTCGGCGCGAAGTGGCTGCTGTCGGTGGAGGACTGGCTGGGTCCCCTGCGGGAGGCCGGCTTCGAGCCGATGGAGTACCTCCAGTGCGGGCCGCGCGTCTTCGGCATGGGCCCCAAGTACCTGCACGCCGTGGACGTCCGGCGCGAGGAGCTGGCCGCGCGCTTCGGCGGGGCCGCCGTCGACGAACTCCGCGGGACGCTGGAGACCTTCTTCGCCCCGGGAGCGAGCCGGATCGGCT